CGATCGCCTCCCTAGCCGATACCATGCCGTTGCCTAACCGCTTACGCTCAATCAGCAAACGCAGTATGATCTTTGGCATGCGGAACGGCGTCGCAAGGAGCTTCGGGTTGCTAAGCTCGCCGCGTCATAACACACGGGCTCACGTCTTCCATCGTGCATAGATTACCTCTCTAATCTGAAAGATGGGAGACTTGACCCCAATTTGCCGAGGATCTCATGCATATAGTTGATAGGCAGTGAGAAATGACCTTCATTCGGTAGCAAGCGTAGATCAGACCGAGGTAAGGCAGCGGCCAGGTAACGGGCGTGCGCGGGCGGCACTATTTGATCGCGGCCACCCTGCCAGAGTGTGACCGGCAGCGCGATGTTCGAGAACTCAAAACCCCAGGGATTCGCGTAGAGCGCGAACTCATGCATCGCCGCGCGTGCTCCTTGCCGAAACGCTTCCCGCATGGAGGCCACAATCGGGGGGCGTATCTCGGGGCGCGTTAACGCCGCGCGGTCGGTATCGTCGGCCAGCGCGGTGAGCAGGGAATAGGCGATCTCTGGATACTTGCCCATGAGGAAGGGCGGGCCGATGCCGTAGAGAGGCTTTAACAACCAGCGGGCCCGCCGGGCTAAAAAAAAGCCGAGCCGGGCGTGCCAACGTTGCCCTTGAATCGCCCACGGCTCGAAGACCGGTCCGAGGCCACCGACGAGGGCGGCCGCGGTGAGCCGCTCGGGAATGGCGTGCGCGCACGCGAGAGCATAGGGGCCGCCGCCGGAAACGCCCAGGATCGCAAAGCGCTCGGTACCCAAGACCTTAGCCAACTGCGTGAGGTCCCCCGGCCATGCGGCCAGCGTGTGATTCTGCGTAAAATCGGAGAGACCGTAGCCCGGACGGTCTACCGAAATCAAGCGCAGCCCGAGCTTGACTGCGGCCGGCTCGAGGAGCCGCGCTTCGAGCCGCGAGGCGGGAAAGCCGTGACAGTAAAAGATCGGTTTACCGCCCGGGATCCCGTACTCGCTGAAAGCGAGCATGCGCCCGTCGCTAAGCTGGATGCGGGTCACTGTAGGCGGCGCTTTGCTACAATCCCGGAACGGTCTTAAGCTTAAGTCGGTCATCTATGAACCCTGAAGCTCGGAGCGTAACGTCCGGACCATGAGCACCGATCGCGGGGGAAAAAGGCTCTTCCGCAGGATTTGTGGGTCAGTGGAGAGACGGTCTGGCAATGATCCCATGATAACCCGGGTCTGTTTATTTGGGCCTGGCCACGAGTTTTCGGGCTCGAGATTTCAAGGCAAGGTAAGTGCGCCACGGTTAACTCCCTCTCCCTCCCGGGAGAGGTGTATAGGCCGGTGGGAGAGGGAGTGATGACTTGATCAGAGGTTCCTCAATGTGGAGCGGCTACCGGCAACGGTTGAGTTTTTATAATAACGAAGTCG
The genomic region above belongs to Pseudomonadota bacterium and contains:
- a CDS encoding alpha/beta hydrolase, coding for MTDLSLRPFRDCSKAPPTVTRIQLSDGRMLAFSEYGIPGGKPIFYCHGFPASRLEARLLEPAAVKLGLRLISVDRPGYGLSDFTQNHTLAAWPGDLTQLAKVLGTERFAILGVSGGGPYALACAHAIPERLTAAALVGGLGPVFEPWAIQGQRWHARLGFFLARRARWLLKPLYGIGPPFLMGKYPEIAYSLLTALADDTDRAALTRPEIRPPIVASMREAFRQGARAAMHEFALYANPWGFEFSNIALPVTLWQGGRDQIVPPAHARYLAAALPRSDLRLLPNEGHFSLPINYMHEILGKLGSSLPSFRLER